One window from the genome of Chloroherpetonaceae bacterium encodes:
- the rpiB gene encoding ribose 5-phosphate isomerase B — protein sequence MGKTLITEKDILAAKRSGKSEIELTSVSLVTPLAKDRAKEFGIKLISKLKATKPLPEPSQLTIAIGSDHSGFQTKTDLKKLLADKNYRLLDFGTDSESSCDYPDFAEKVGEAVRTGRATFGIMIDGVGTASAIVLNKMPGIRAALCYNEFSAQIARGHGNANVLTLGARALGIEVIKRIVTTFITTPFEGERHQTRLSKVEAIEKKFLKTY from the coding sequence GATATTCTTGCTGCGAAAAGAAGTGGGAAATCAGAAATAGAACTTACCTCAGTGTCGCTCGTGACGCCGCTTGCCAAAGACCGTGCTAAGGAATTTGGCATAAAGCTTATTTCAAAGTTGAAGGCAACAAAACCGCTTCCCGAACCCTCTCAATTAACCATTGCCATTGGTTCAGATCACTCCGGTTTTCAAACGAAAACCGATTTGAAAAAACTGCTTGCAGATAAAAATTATCGTTTGCTTGATTTCGGAACCGATTCCGAATCGTCTTGCGATTACCCCGATTTCGCCGAAAAAGTGGGTGAAGCTGTTCGTACAGGAAGAGCAACATTTGGAATTATGATTGATGGGGTAGGAACTGCATCTGCCATTGTGTTGAACAAAATGCCCGGGATTCGCGCGGCATTGTGCTATAATGAATTTTCAGCCCAAATTGCACGCGGACACGGTAATGCCAATGTGCTCACGCTTGGCGCTCGCGCTTTGGGAATCGAAGTGATTAAGCGGATTGTAACGACATTTATTACCACACCGTTTGAAGGTGAACGCCATCAAACCCGACTCTCAAAAGTCGAAGCGATTGAAAAAAAATTTCTTAAAACCTATTGA